From a region of the Bradyrhizobium sp. KBS0727 genome:
- a CDS encoding helix-turn-helix domain-containing protein: protein MMPSCRMKLRRTVARNLRRLRQKSGLTQEELADRASLNRNYVGMIEREENSPTVDALEQLSVALNVSPVSFFQVD, encoded by the coding sequence ATGATGCCGTCTTGCCGCATGAAACTGCGTCGGACGGTAGCTCGAAATCTTAGAAGGCTTCGGCAGAAGAGTGGGCTCACGCAAGAAGAGCTTGCGGATCGCGCCAGTCTGAATCGTAACTATGTTGGAATGATAGAGCGCGAAGAGAACTCGCCAACCGTCGATGCGCTTGAGCAATTGTCAGTCGCATTAAACGTCAGCCCCGTGTCATTTTTTCAAGTCGATTAA
- a CDS encoding DUF2274 domain-containing protein, whose translation MKLSKLPDRTPVKLSTMLTPTLAARLRDYAEFYAETYGTREEVADLVPFMLEAFLDGDADFRRANRAGGAKDPSGGEARHLSNQSASKKPSGGSENLT comes from the coding sequence ATGAAGCTCTCGAAACTGCCCGACCGCACCCCGGTCAAGCTGAGCACGATGTTAACGCCGACCCTTGCGGCGCGGCTTCGCGACTACGCCGAGTTTTACGCAGAGACCTACGGTACACGGGAGGAGGTGGCCGATCTCGTACCGTTCATGCTGGAGGCGTTTCTTGATGGCGATGCGGATTTCAGGCGCGCCAACCGGGCAGGCGGCGCAAAGGACCCTTCTGGCGGTGAAGCCCGACATTTGAGCAATCAGTCTGCTAGCAAAAAGCCGAGCGGAGGAAGCGAAAACCTAACTTAG
- a CDS encoding TrbI/VirB10 family protein, translating into MTEDSDKVAPERLELRVRPRPIRRLNKRTLMIGCAVAALFIAGATIIALSPPRIFKPGERTELYNTDRKQTADGLAKLPKSYEGLPPKLGPPSPGDVGRAFAESEKRLGAGPASETPFQANAEQDVERAERIRQARIAQQAKESGLLFRLSDKQERRKQPVAAVINTEQPSAFRPAPADNAPTTAALLAKAQGLNDRSGEIIPSSQARKLAFVSAKADKETTNPHALAAAPSPYAIMAGSIIPASLITGLNSDLPGSTIAQVTENVYDTVTGEHLLVPQGTKLFGKYDSVVAFGQKRALVVWTRLILPNGNSVVIENLPATDVAGYAGLEDEVDFHTWQLLKGIGLATLLGVGTQLSLGNDESDLVKALRESVQQTTNRAGQRLIERELDVQPTITVRPGWPLRVIVSKDLVLKPYQDIQTVAKAR; encoded by the coding sequence GTGACAGAGGATTCCGACAAGGTTGCACCGGAGCGGTTGGAGTTGCGGGTGCGACCGCGGCCGATCCGCCGCCTTAACAAGCGCACCCTCATGATCGGTTGCGCGGTCGCCGCGCTGTTCATCGCGGGTGCGACGATCATTGCGCTCAGCCCGCCTCGCATATTCAAGCCTGGCGAACGAACCGAGTTGTACAATACGGACCGCAAGCAAACGGCTGACGGTCTCGCCAAGCTGCCGAAATCCTACGAAGGTTTGCCGCCCAAGCTCGGGCCACCTTCGCCAGGCGACGTCGGTCGTGCCTTTGCCGAAAGTGAGAAGAGACTTGGAGCAGGTCCGGCATCCGAGACGCCGTTCCAGGCAAACGCGGAGCAGGATGTCGAGCGGGCGGAGCGCATCCGCCAGGCCCGTATCGCGCAGCAGGCCAAGGAGTCGGGCCTCTTATTTCGCCTGTCCGATAAGCAGGAGCGGCGCAAACAGCCGGTGGCTGCGGTCATTAACACCGAGCAGCCTTCGGCATTTCGCCCAGCACCCGCGGATAATGCGCCGACAACGGCCGCTCTCCTTGCAAAGGCCCAAGGCTTGAACGATCGCTCCGGCGAAATTATTCCATCTTCCCAGGCGCGAAAACTCGCCTTCGTTAGCGCCAAAGCTGACAAGGAAACCACCAACCCGCACGCCCTGGCAGCCGCGCCGTCGCCGTACGCGATCATGGCGGGGTCGATCATTCCGGCGAGCCTTATTACTGGCCTGAATTCCGATCTGCCGGGATCGACGATCGCTCAGGTGACAGAAAACGTCTACGACACCGTGACCGGCGAGCATCTCTTGGTCCCGCAGGGAACGAAGCTCTTTGGCAAATACGACAGCGTTGTCGCCTTTGGCCAGAAGCGTGCGCTGGTGGTCTGGACGCGCTTGATCCTGCCTAATGGCAATTCGGTCGTCATCGAGAATTTGCCGGCAACAGACGTAGCGGGTTACGCCGGTCTTGAGGATGAGGTCGATTTCCATACGTGGCAGTTGCTCAAGGGGATTGGCTTGGCGACGCTTCTTGGTGTTGGGACCCAGCTCTCGCTCGGCAACGACGAAAGCGATCTGGTCAAGGCGTTGCGAGAAAGCGTTCAGCAGACGACCAATAGGGCCGGTCAGCGGCTCATCGAACGTGAACTCGATGTCCAGCCGACCATCACGGTGCGGCCGGGCTGGCCGCTGCGTGTGATTGTTTCGAAGGATCTCGTGCTGAAGCCGTACCAGGACATTCAGACGGTGGCCAAGGCGAGATAA
- the trbG gene encoding P-type conjugative transfer protein TrbG has product MMSFAMKNCATVSTLVLAISLGGCATKLNLEAPYDEMTFEKALPEVEAPKAVQVVEIPKVLPLPGQLKPWPTKGAKGEKVPPEQAIATANKAARIEPTRAGYINAIQVYPWTEGALYRLYASPEKVSTIVLQPAEELIDVSTGDTVRWVIADTISGQGGTRRVHILVKPTLPDIQTNLVVLTDRRTYHLELVSTKQTYMASISWTYPTDSLVAIHKQNQAAQETEQRVADRGVRLDSLNFRYRIEGDDPPWRPLRAFDDGHKVFIQMPSGLSQGEAPPLFIAGADGRPNLVNYRVRGSYYIVDRMFGAAELRLGENPQRTVRIIRTDAHPISQIFSTGGAS; this is encoded by the coding sequence ATGATGTCCTTTGCCATGAAGAACTGCGCGACGGTGAGCACACTTGTCCTGGCGATCTCACTTGGGGGCTGCGCCACAAAATTGAATCTCGAGGCGCCGTACGATGAAATGACATTTGAGAAGGCTCTTCCGGAGGTCGAAGCGCCGAAGGCGGTCCAAGTTGTCGAAATACCAAAAGTGTTGCCTCTGCCCGGGCAACTAAAGCCTTGGCCAACCAAAGGCGCGAAAGGTGAGAAGGTCCCGCCGGAGCAGGCGATTGCCACTGCCAACAAGGCCGCCCGGATCGAACCGACCAGAGCCGGTTACATCAATGCAATCCAGGTCTACCCCTGGACGGAGGGTGCGCTCTATCGGCTCTATGCCAGCCCGGAGAAGGTCTCCACCATCGTGCTTCAGCCAGCCGAGGAGCTAATCGATGTCTCGACCGGTGACACCGTGCGTTGGGTCATCGCTGATACCATAAGTGGGCAGGGGGGCACACGGCGGGTTCACATCCTGGTCAAGCCGACGCTGCCGGATATTCAGACCAATCTCGTGGTGTTGACCGACCGGCGCACCTACCACCTCGAGCTCGTCTCCACCAAGCAAACCTACATGGCTTCAATCTCCTGGACTTATCCGACCGATAGCCTTGTGGCGATTCACAAGCAGAACCAGGCGGCGCAAGAGACCGAGCAACGTGTCGCCGACCGCGGCGTACGGCTGGACAGCTTGAACTTCCGCTATCGAATCGAGGGGGACGATCCGCCGTGGCGGCCGCTGCGGGCCTTCGACGATGGTCACAAGGTCTTTATTCAGATGCCGTCGGGTCTATCCCAGGGCGAGGCGCCACCGCTATTCATCGCCGGCGCCGACGGCCGGCCAAACCTCGTTAATTATCGCGTACGAGGCTCCTACTACATTGTCGACCGGATGTTCGGCGCCGCTGAGCTTCGTCTTGGCGAGAACCCCCAGCGCACGGTCCGGATCATCCGCACCGATGCTCACCCGATCTCGCAGATCTTCAGCACCGGAGGCGCATCGTGA
- the trbF gene encoding conjugal transfer protein TrbF, translated as MSSHPFHRPSVRYGDTPEPVTPYQKAQQVWDERLGSARVQASNWRLAALAATALSTVLGLTLSTVIGRSGVVPYVVEVDRLGEVRAVGPAFEAYQPSDAQIAHFLARFVENVRSLSIDPVIVRTNWLHAYDFVTDRGAQALNEYAREADPFTKIGAKTATAEVTSVVRASGDSFEIRWKENTYENGAVAKTERFTGVVTVILKPPSNAETLRKNPLGLYVHSLNWSRDLIGDAK; from the coding sequence ATGTCGTCTCATCCATTCCATCGACCGTCGGTTCGCTATGGCGACACGCCCGAACCAGTCACGCCGTATCAGAAGGCGCAGCAGGTCTGGGACGAACGGCTGGGCTCGGCTCGCGTCCAGGCCAGCAACTGGCGGCTTGCCGCGCTGGCAGCGACAGCACTTTCAACTGTGTTGGGTCTCACGCTCTCGACGGTGATCGGCCGGTCCGGCGTGGTGCCTTATGTGGTCGAGGTTGACCGCCTCGGCGAGGTGCGGGCGGTTGGTCCCGCCTTTGAGGCCTACCAGCCGTCCGATGCCCAGATAGCGCACTTCCTGGCGCGCTTCGTTGAGAACGTCCGCTCGCTGTCGATCGACCCGGTCATCGTGCGAACGAACTGGCTGCACGCTTATGACTTTGTCACCGATCGCGGGGCGCAGGCGCTTAACGAGTACGCCCGCGAAGCCGATCCCTTCACCAAGATCGGCGCAAAAACAGCTACCGCCGAGGTCACCTCGGTCGTCCGTGCATCCGGCGACAGTTTCGAGATTCGCTGGAAGGAGAACACCTACGAGAACGGCGCGGTCGCAAAGACTGAGCGTTTCACCGGCGTCGTGACAGTCATCCTGAAACCTCCATCCAATGCCGAGACGCTGCGGAAAAATCCGCTCGGTCTCTACGTTCATTCCCTCAACTGGTCGCGCGACCTGATCGGAGACGCAAAATGA
- the trbL gene encoding P-type conjugative transfer protein TrbL, which translates to MADLAVIDRFTDTFSRYIDSGFGILGGDVSFLSSTLVAIDLTLAGLAWSMRADDHILVTLAKKVLYVGAFAFIIGNFKSLAGIVFSSFSSIGLKASGGSLSAADLMRPGFVASAGFTAAHPLLEETSQFSGFDILTNMPTILILLFCWIVIVLAFFILSVQLFVTLIEFKLTTLASFILVPFALWGKTSFLAEKTLGNVIASGVKVMVLAIIIGIGSTIFSELATTLTRPVDIVSAMSLLLAALSLFGLGIFGPGIAAGLVSGAPQLGAGAAAGTVAGAAAVAIGGGAMALGGLRIAAGGSMSALRSAASLAGTSTRGATAAAESAGGRQSPQPAQSAAAGGSSSAASTGETSGIVGRFRRGQQVKEAAHVAGRAVKEGDKGGHSSGPKLGED; encoded by the coding sequence ATGGCTGACCTCGCGGTCATCGACCGTTTTACCGATACGTTCTCGCGCTATATCGACTCTGGCTTCGGCATTCTCGGCGGGGATGTCTCGTTTCTGAGCTCGACGCTTGTCGCCATCGATTTGACGCTCGCAGGGCTTGCATGGAGCATGCGAGCTGACGACCATATCCTGGTCACGCTTGCCAAGAAGGTGCTCTATGTCGGGGCCTTCGCCTTCATCATCGGTAACTTCAAGTCGCTCGCCGGTATCGTCTTCAGCTCGTTCTCAAGCATCGGGCTGAAGGCAAGCGGCGGTTCGCTCAGTGCGGCGGATCTGATGAGGCCGGGCTTCGTGGCCTCTGCAGGATTCACCGCGGCACATCCGCTGCTGGAGGAAACCAGCCAATTCTCAGGCTTCGACATCCTGACCAACATGCCGACGATCCTGATCCTGCTGTTTTGCTGGATCGTGATCGTGCTCGCGTTTTTCATCCTCTCGGTCCAGCTGTTCGTCACCCTGATCGAGTTCAAGCTGACGACGCTTGCGAGTTTTATTCTCGTACCGTTCGCGCTCTGGGGAAAGACGTCGTTCCTCGCGGAAAAGACACTCGGCAATGTGATTGCATCCGGCGTCAAGGTGATGGTTCTTGCCATCATCATCGGCATCGGATCGACCATCTTCAGCGAACTTGCGACCACGCTGACCCGGCCGGTCGACATTGTTTCTGCCATGAGTCTGCTGCTGGCCGCGCTTTCCCTGTTCGGGCTCGGCATCTTTGGTCCAGGCATCGCGGCAGGTCTGGTGTCGGGCGCGCCCCAACTGGGCGCTGGCGCTGCGGCCGGCACGGTTGCGGGCGCGGCGGCGGTCGCGATCGGTGGCGGTGCGATGGCACTCGGCGGGTTGCGGATAGCGGCGGGTGGGTCGATGAGCGCCCTCCGTTCAGCCGCATCGCTAGCGGGTACGTCGACGAGGGGCGCTACCGCGGCTGCAGAGTCAGCAGGGGGTCGCCAGAGTCCCCAACCGGCGCAATCTGCTGCAGCCGGGGGCAGTAGCTCCGCTGCTTCAACCGGGGAGACCTCGGGGATAGTCGGCCGATTTCGTCGGGGACAACAAGTCAAGGAGGCGGCGCACGTCGCAGGTCGCGCCGTGAAGGAAGGTGACAAGGGGGGACACTCCTCCGGTCCAAAATTGGGGGAGGACTAA
- the trbJ gene encoding P-type conjugative transfer protein TrbJ, translated as MLEKLFGKPVPRKLSTTTVAVALSVVVAINGSRRLGAQVVVFDPSNYSQNILTAARALDQINNQIKSLENQAQMLINGARNLTSLPSSVVGQLTSKINEINSLIAQAKGISFDVQKPQSNFERLYPRQYTAAVSSDRMVQDATARWDNTYQALKQTLVTQATIASALDQDGQTLRTLMANSSTAVGSLQAQQSGNELLALQVKQSLQAQALVATQARAEALRTVEQQASAAAARERFTRFIGDGRAYTGGR; from the coding sequence ATGCTGGAAAAACTGTTCGGCAAGCCTGTCCCTCGAAAGCTGTCGACCACTACTGTAGCCGTCGCATTGTCGGTTGTTGTGGCGATCAACGGATCGCGGCGACTCGGTGCCCAGGTCGTCGTGTTCGATCCATCGAATTACAGCCAGAATATACTGACCGCCGCGCGGGCATTGGATCAGATCAACAATCAGATCAAGAGCCTCGAAAATCAGGCGCAGATGCTGATCAACGGCGCCAGGAACCTGACGAGTCTGCCGAGCAGCGTCGTTGGGCAGCTGACATCGAAGATCAACGAGATCAACAGTCTGATCGCGCAAGCCAAGGGCATCTCGTTTGACGTCCAGAAACCCCAAAGCAACTTTGAGCGGCTCTATCCCCGTCAATACACCGCAGCTGTCTCCTCGGATCGGATGGTACAGGACGCCACAGCTCGCTGGGACAATACCTACCAGGCATTGAAGCAAACGCTGGTGACCCAGGCCACGATCGCTTCGGCGCTCGACCAGGACGGTCAGACACTCCGCACCCTGATGGCGAATTCTTCCACCGCCGTTGGGTCCCTGCAAGCCCAACAGTCCGGCAACGAACTGCTCGCACTTCAGGTCAAGCAGTCGCTGCAGGCCCAGGCACTGGTCGCGACGCAGGCCCGGGCTGAAGCCCTGCGAACTGTCGAGCAGCAGGCCTCCGCGGCGGCCGCCCGCGAGCGCTTCACTCGTTTCATCGGCGATGGTCGCGCTTACACCGGCGGACGCTAG
- the trbE gene encoding conjugal transfer protein TrbE, which produces MLNLREFRSHANHLADWLPWACLVAPGVVLNKDGSFQRTVRYRGPDLDSATEAELMSAASRVNNVLKRFGSGWALFFDATRMTASDYPRSKFPDAVSWLVDEERRASFEGTVDAAWDDLSRQGGQHFESISHLTFMYLPPVERVSRLEGLFLENPDDATFSSNPLSGLFRRKNAAHARGTANANSAENGGSVDDPAERDTRAGRTGGYQEHLQRFIQETDRAVDLLSSVLSEIAALDDQDTLTHLHACVSTKRHPVRVPEIPAYLDAFLSDEPLTGGLSPAIGRSHLRTVTVLGFPAVTFPGVLDDLNRLGVAYRWATRFLPLDRTQAHAALSRYRRQWFAKRKSLGAILKEVMFNEQAALLDTDADNKAVDADAALQELGDDLVAFGYITTTVTVHDEDSHAADEKIRAVERAINSRGFTTIRESVNAVEAWLGSLPGQAYANLRQPIVHTLNLAHMCPLSSVWAGEARCEHLDGPPLLLAKTKGATPFRLTLHVGDVGHSLIVGPTGAGKSVLLSVLALQFRRYQKSQLVIFDKGRSARAATLALGGAWYELGVKGGLSFQPLRDVDDEGARLWALDWLCGVLAHERVAITPEVKESIWSALKSLGSAPVRERTMTGLVALLARDALRQALTPYTLEGPYGRFLDADADRLSGAGVLTFEMEELMALPGLVAPVLTYLFHALEARFDGRPTLLVLDEAWLFLDDPLFADRIREWLKTLRKKNVAVIFATQSLSDIADSKIAPAIIESCPTRIFLPNPRALEPAQSETYRRFGLNDTQVRLIAEAFPKRDYYLQSRAGNRLFELGLGPIALAFAGASSPEDQRLIEAVIAKFGPSGFAEHYLAARDLQWAANLISTFEHVRDA; this is translated from the coding sequence ATGCTGAATTTGCGCGAATTCCGCTCCCACGCAAATCACCTGGCCGATTGGCTGCCTTGGGCGTGTCTGGTTGCGCCGGGAGTTGTCCTGAACAAGGACGGCAGTTTCCAGCGAACGGTTCGTTACCGTGGTCCTGATCTCGACAGCGCAACCGAAGCGGAACTGATGAGTGCCGCATCGCGCGTCAACAATGTCCTGAAACGATTCGGGTCAGGCTGGGCGCTGTTCTTCGATGCCACGCGCATGACCGCTTCGGATTACCCGCGATCGAAATTTCCCGATGCGGTGTCCTGGCTGGTCGACGAGGAGCGACGCGCTTCCTTTGAGGGAACGGTTGACGCGGCATGGGATGACCTTTCGCGTCAGGGCGGCCAACATTTTGAGAGCATCTCACATCTCACCTTCATGTATCTGCCGCCGGTCGAACGGGTCTCGAGGCTGGAGGGCCTGTTTCTGGAAAATCCGGACGATGCGACATTCAGCTCGAATCCGTTATCGGGTTTGTTTCGGCGAAAGAACGCGGCCCATGCACGGGGGACGGCTAACGCCAATTCAGCGGAGAACGGCGGCTCGGTTGATGATCCGGCAGAACGCGACACCAGGGCGGGCCGCACCGGCGGGTACCAGGAGCACCTTCAGCGCTTCATTCAGGAGACAGATCGGGCTGTCGATCTGCTGTCATCAGTGTTGTCGGAAATCGCCGCGCTCGATGACCAGGACACGCTTACCCATCTGCATGCTTGTGTGTCGACCAAGCGGCATCCCGTCCGGGTTCCCGAGATTCCGGCCTATTTGGACGCGTTCCTGAGCGACGAGCCGTTGACCGGAGGACTCTCGCCGGCAATCGGCCGCAGTCATCTTCGGACCGTAACCGTTCTCGGCTTTCCGGCTGTCACCTTTCCCGGTGTGCTCGACGATCTGAACCGCCTTGGCGTCGCCTATCGATGGGCGACCCGCTTTCTGCCGCTGGACCGGACGCAAGCCCACGCCGCGCTTTCCCGCTATCGACGGCAATGGTTTGCCAAGCGGAAATCTCTGGGCGCCATCCTAAAGGAGGTGATGTTTAACGAGCAGGCGGCCTTGCTCGATACCGACGCCGACAACAAGGCCGTCGACGCCGACGCGGCACTCCAGGAACTTGGCGATGATCTTGTCGCTTTTGGGTACATCACGACCACTGTTACGGTTCACGATGAGGATTCCCACGCGGCTGACGAGAAGATTCGCGCGGTGGAGCGGGCCATCAACAGCCGCGGCTTCACGACGATCCGGGAGAGCGTCAACGCGGTGGAAGCCTGGCTCGGTAGCCTGCCCGGGCAGGCCTACGCGAACCTACGTCAGCCGATCGTCCATACCCTCAACCTCGCCCATATGTGTCCCTTGTCTTCCGTTTGGGCGGGTGAGGCGCGCTGCGAACATCTGGATGGACCGCCACTTCTGCTGGCCAAGACCAAGGGCGCGACGCCGTTTCGCCTGACGCTGCATGTCGGCGATGTCGGCCATAGCCTGATCGTCGGCCCGACTGGCGCCGGCAAATCTGTCCTGCTTTCGGTCCTGGCTCTTCAATTCCGACGGTATCAGAAGTCTCAGCTCGTCATCTTCGACAAGGGCCGTTCGGCCCGCGCGGCGACGCTTGCGCTCGGCGGCGCCTGGTATGAGTTGGGGGTGAAGGGTGGACTTTCGTTTCAGCCACTCCGGGATGTCGACGACGAGGGAGCGCGGCTCTGGGCGCTCGACTGGCTGTGTGGCGTTCTCGCCCATGAGCGCGTCGCGATCACGCCCGAGGTCAAGGAGAGCATCTGGTCGGCCTTGAAAAGCCTTGGCTCGGCACCGGTCAGGGAACGCACCATGACTGGTTTAGTGGCCTTGCTGGCGCGCGATGCACTGCGTCAGGCGCTAACCCCTTATACGCTGGAAGGCCCTTACGGGCGCTTTCTCGATGCCGATGCCGACAGGTTGTCCGGCGCCGGTGTGCTGACTTTCGAGATGGAAGAATTGATGGCGCTGCCGGGACTGGTGGCACCGGTGCTGACCTACCTGTTTCATGCCCTCGAAGCGCGCTTTGATGGCCGTCCGACGCTTCTGGTCCTGGATGAGGCCTGGTTGTTCCTGGACGATCCGCTGTTCGCCGATCGCATCCGTGAATGGCTGAAGACGCTCCGCAAGAAAAACGTCGCTGTGATCTTTGCGACCCAGTCGCTCAGCGACATTGCCGACAGCAAGATTGCACCGGCGATCATCGAATCCTGTCCAACTCGGATATTCCTGCCGAACCCGCGAGCGCTCGAACCTGCACAGTCTGAGACCTATCGCCGTTTCGGTCTCAACGACACGCAAGTGCGGCTGATCGCAGAGGCCTTTCCGAAGCGGGATTATTACCTGCAATCGCGCGCCGGCAATCGCTTGTTCGAGCTTGGGCTCGGTCCAATTGCGCTTGCCTTCGCGGGGGCTTCGTCGCCTGAGGACCAGCGTTTAATTGAGGCGGTCATCGCCAAATTCGGCCCAAGCGGATTCGCGGAACACTACCTCGCCGCCCGAGATCTTCAGTGGGCCGCCAATCTGATCAGCACCTTCGAACATGTCAGGGACGCGTGA
- a CDS encoding VirB3 family type IV secretion system protein, which translates to MRRDGFELVLHRSLTEPILIGGAPRAAAILIGTLSAVLALGLRLWLAGLVLWIVGHGIAVWLAKRDPAFVEVAVRHTKHKGWLAC; encoded by the coding sequence ATGCGGCGCGACGGCTTTGAACTCGTCCTTCACCGTTCGCTGACCGAGCCGATTCTGATCGGTGGCGCGCCGCGGGCCGCCGCCATCCTGATTGGCACGCTCTCGGCCGTCCTGGCGCTCGGCTTGCGGCTTTGGCTCGCCGGCCTCGTCCTCTGGATCGTCGGCCATGGCATCGCCGTCTGGCTCGCCAAGCGCGACCCGGCCTTTGTCGAAGTCGCGGTCCGCCACACCAAGCACAAGGGATGGCTCGCATGCTGA
- a CDS encoding TrbC/VirB2 family protein, whose translation MAEFGASAIVTLLTVSTAHAAGSGMPWEAPLERILESVQGPVAKIVAVMIITVTGISLAFGDTSGGFRKMVQVVFGLSIAFAASSFFLSFFSFGGGALI comes from the coding sequence ATGGCCGAATTTGGCGCGAGCGCGATCGTCACGTTGCTGACGGTTTCCACCGCGCATGCGGCTGGCTCCGGCATGCCGTGGGAGGCGCCGCTCGAGCGCATTCTGGAATCCGTACAGGGACCGGTCGCAAAGATCGTAGCTGTCATGATCATCACGGTGACGGGAATCTCGCTCGCCTTTGGCGACACTTCGGGCGGCTTCCGAAAGATGGTCCAGGTCGTGTTCGGCCTATCCATCGCCTTTGCCGCAAGCTCGTTTTTTCTATCGTTCTTTTCCTTCGGCGGCGGAGCGCTGATCTGA
- the trbB gene encoding P-type conjugative transfer ATPase TrbB, which translates to MSDLLSPETRERRRNMLRTAMGPAIALALDEPDVVEVLVNPDGRLWLDRHGSGRADTGVVLTPHEAERIIRLVASHVRAEASGSSPVVSAELPETGERFEGLLPPVTLAACFAIRKPAMTTFRLADYVKAQIASPVMAKILTAAVAEGRNILVAGGTGSGKTTLANALLAEVAGLDQRVVIIEDTRELRCDAKDAVALRTKPGVATLADLVRSTLRLRPDRIVVGEVRGGEALDMLKAWNTGHPGGIATVHANSARAALYRIEQLIQEAVTTVPRRLIAEAIDLVVFIKGRGPGRRIETAVEVKGLDLSGEYILEIPPGLPNPINHP; encoded by the coding sequence ATGTCTGATCTCCTCTCGCCCGAGACCCGTGAGCGCCGCCGCAATATGTTGCGCACCGCCATGGGCCCAGCCATCGCGTTGGCGCTCGATGAACCGGACGTGGTCGAAGTTCTGGTCAATCCGGACGGACGGCTTTGGCTCGACCGCCATGGTTCCGGGCGCGCCGACACCGGCGTGGTTCTGACACCCCACGAGGCCGAGCGGATCATCCGTCTGGTAGCGAGCCACGTCCGCGCTGAGGCTAGTGGCTCTTCTCCTGTTGTCTCTGCTGAGTTGCCAGAAACTGGCGAGCGGTTCGAGGGGCTCTTGCCGCCGGTTACGCTGGCGGCCTGCTTTGCCATCCGCAAACCGGCAATGACGACCTTCCGTTTGGCAGATTACGTCAAAGCCCAGATTGCATCGCCGGTGATGGCAAAGATCCTCACCGCAGCGGTTGCAGAAGGTCGCAACATCCTGGTCGCCGGCGGAACTGGCTCCGGCAAGACTACGCTCGCCAATGCGCTGCTTGCCGAGGTCGCGGGCCTCGACCAGCGTGTAGTGATCATCGAGGACACCCGCGAGTTACGATGCGACGCCAAGGATGCCGTCGCGCTGAGGACCAAACCCGGCGTCGCAACGCTAGCCGATCTCGTGCGCTCGACCCTACGGTTGCGCCCCGACCGGATCGTGGTCGGTGAGGTCCGGGGCGGGGAAGCCCTCGACATGCTGAAGGCCTGGAACACCGGCCATCCCGGTGGAATTGCAACCGTGCACGCGAACTCGGCGCGCGCGGCGCTCTATCGCATCGAGCAGCTGATCCAGGAGGCGGTAACGACTGTTCCCCGCCGCCTGATCGCAGAAGCCATCGATCTCGTCGTGTTCATCAAGGGGCGGGGGCCAGGGCGCCGGATCGAGACAGCTGTCGAGGTCAAAGGCCTCGATCTTTCGGGCGAGTACATCCTCGAAATTCCGCCCGGCCTGCCGAACCCAATCAATCATCCTTGA
- a CDS encoding CopG family transcriptional regulator — protein MKPKLSVYLSDQVAKRLTLAANRPGTNKSAIVDAALDRFLNPERDQSGDAALVRRLDRMSRQLGQIDRDLSITAETIALFVRYYLTITPPLPSGDQNAARALGRERFDMFVAQVGKRVASGGRLVADVMERVSASNPDLFFRNLEEGAPLGQPAADNETNPRAMDATGEPPEHSPEGREEVGNV, from the coding sequence ATGAAACCGAAACTGTCTGTGTATCTCTCCGACCAGGTCGCCAAGCGTCTTACACTGGCGGCCAACCGACCAGGAACCAACAAGTCTGCGATCGTCGACGCTGCCCTCGACCGCTTTCTTAACCCGGAGCGCGATCAAAGCGGCGATGCAGCCCTGGTGCGGCGTCTCGACCGCATGAGCCGGCAGCTTGGTCAGATCGACCGTGATCTCTCGATTACGGCGGAAACCATTGCCCTCTTTGTCCGCTACTACCTCACGATTACGCCGCCATTGCCATCTGGCGATCAGAACGCCGCGCGCGCCTTGGGGCGTGAACGCTTCGATATGTTTGTCGCACAGGTCGGCAAACGCGTCGCCTCGGGCGGGCGGCTCGTGGCCGACGTGATGGAGCGGGTCAGTGCGTCCAATCCGGATCTGTTTTTTCGGAATCTGGAAGAGGGCGCGCCGTTGGGCCAGCCAGCGGCAGACAATGAAACTAATCCCCGTGCAATGGACGCAACGGGCGAGCCGCCGGAGCATTCTCCGGAAGGACGAGAGGAGGTCGGCAATGTCTGA